The nucleotide sequence GGCGCGGATCTGGTCCGCGGGCACCGAACTCGCCCCGAGGACGTCGACCTGCCGCACCCCCAGCATCGAGCTGAACCACAGCAGGTAGACGAGGGCGACGGCGGTCAGCACCGAGAGCAGCGCGACCCAGCGCCGTCGCAGCTCCTTGTGGCGGGTCGGCCGGGCGGTGCGGCGGCGGTCGTACACCGACCGCCTGCCGCGCCGTTCCTTCAAGCGCTGAGCCCGCTGAGTGCGTTCGGTGCGCGGACGCCGACCGGGTTCGGCCGGGCGGCGGCGTTCCCCGGTCTGCGTCATGGCTGGAGAGCGCCTCCCGAACTGAAGTAAGCAGGTCGCGTGAGGGTACGCGCGCGCGTACCTTCTCGGCCGGAGGCCTCGGATTCGCGAAGGCGGGCCGCCGGCATGGCCGGGTGAGTCGAAAGACGATGCCGCGGCCCGGCTGCGGGAATCCGAAAGCGCGCTTTGCGAGACACCGCTACCCCGCCCGCCGGTCGAGTTCGGCCAGGATCTCCGGGCCGAGCTGCGTGACGTCACCGGCGCCCATGGTCACCAGCAGATCGCCGGGTTCGACCAGATCCGCCGCGAGCTTCGCCGCGACGTCGAACGCGGGCTGGTAGTGCACCGGGACGCCGGAGATCTGGTCGGCGATGAGCGCGCCGCTCACGCCGGGCTCCGGCTTCTCGCGCGCCCCGAAGACGTCCAGCACGACGACCTCGTCGGCCAGCGACAGCGCGGCCGCGAACTCCTTCGAGAACGTCTTCGTCCGCGAGTAGAGATGCGGCTGGAAGACCACGATGACCCGGCCTGAGCCCGCGGCGGTCCGCACCGCCCGCAGCTGCGCGTCGACCTCGGTCGGGTGGTGCGCGTAGTCGTCGTACACGCGGACGTCGCCTGAGCGGCCCTTGAACTCGAACCGCCGCCGGACGCCGCCGAACGCGGCGAGCCCTTCGGCCAGCCCCTCGACCGGCGCGCCGAGCTCGATCCCGGCCAGCAGCGCGGCGATCGCGTTCAGCGCCATATGCTCGCCCGGCACCGCGACCCGCAGGACGATTTCCTCGCCCTGCAAGGAGATCCGGACGACACCGCCATCCGGCGCGGGAGCGTAGTCGAGCACCTTGGCGTCGTCGGTGCCGGTGACGGAACGCCCATAGCGGCGGACGCGGATGCCCTGCGCCGACGCCCGCGCGCCCAGCTCCGAGGCACCCTCGTCGTCACCGCAGACGATGAGCAGCCCGCCCGGCACGATCCGGCCGAGGAAGTCGCTGAACACCGAGACGTACGCCTCGGCCGTGCCGTGGTGGTCCAGGTGGTCCGGCTCGACGTTGGTCACCACGGCGACCGACGGCGAGTACGCCAGGAACGAACCGTCGCTCTCGTCGGCCTCGGCGACGAAGATCCCGCCCTCGCCGTGGTGCGCGTTCGCGCCCGACTCGTTGAGGTCGCCGCCGATGGCGAACGACGGGTCGAGGCGGCACTGCTGCAGCGCGACGGTCAGCATCGACGTCGTCGACGTCTTGCCGTGCGTCCCGGCGATGCAGGCGACGCGGTGCCCCTCCATCAGCCCGGCCAGCGCCTCGGCGCGGTGCAGCACGGTGATCCCGCGTTCCCGCGCGGCCATCAGTTCCGGGTTGTCGTCCTTGATCGCGGTCGACACGATCACCGAGGACGGGCCTTCGGGGAACGCGTCGAGGTTCTCGGCGCGCTGG is from Amycolatopsis lurida and encodes:
- the murC gene encoding UDP-N-acetylmuramate--L-alanine ligase encodes the protein MPDQLPDTLTRAHLIGIGGAGMSGIARILLARGAQVSGSDAKESRAFLSLRAQGAEIAVGQRAENLDAFPEGPSSVIVSTAIKDDNPELMAARERGITVLHRAEALAGLMEGHRVACIAGTHGKTSTTSMLTVALQQCRLDPSFAIGGDLNESGANAHHGEGGIFVAEADESDGSFLAYSPSVAVVTNVEPDHLDHHGTAEAYVSVFSDFLGRIVPGGLLIVCGDDEGASELGARASAQGIRVRRYGRSVTGTDDAKVLDYAPAPDGGVVRISLQGEEIVLRVAVPGEHMALNAIAALLAGIELGAPVEGLAEGLAAFGGVRRRFEFKGRSGDVRVYDDYAHHPTEVDAQLRAVRTAAGSGRVIVVFQPHLYSRTKTFSKEFAAALSLADEVVVLDVFGAREKPEPGVSGALIADQISGVPVHYQPAFDVAAKLAADLVEPGDLLVTMGAGDVTQLGPEILAELDRRAG